AGACAAAAGTACCTGCCCTATCTAGAATAGTCTACTCTCTCACTTTGACAGTTGGGGCTGCTATCCTTTCACCATCCAAAGCTGTTAGCCAGCTACCTACACATGCATTTGGAGTTTGTTTTTTACAGTGATAAATGCAAAAAGATACCGAGCTAACATGATGTTAGGCAGCCTGTGATATTTAAttcagttagctagctatctatacagtatatgacgttggctagatagctagctagccaactagctagttAATTTTGCATCTCATTTGAATTAGCCTGCACTGTCGCTAATTAGCTAATAATACATAgtttaaaaaacattttgtaaTGTGTTTACTTACCTAAATAGGTTCTCCCAGCCATGTGGATAATTGGAAACAGGGCAGCAAAGTTTTCTTGTCACCAGAGCGTTTTAGACAATATTACTATTGAACTATGTACCCATttaataaccagaccttcatacaaacttgctCTGCTGAATTCTTGCCGCACAATCGAACGTgctgccagcacgcccacaagcgaGTCACAAGGGGCGGCCTAAGCTGCACGCGTCAATGTACCACTATCTAGTGTACATGCACCGTTAGGCCTACTTGTAGCTAACATTTAAGTTAACCTTAGCTACTTCTGTGGCTTGAGACTGCTAGCTAACAATAAACGGAACGGAGGGAATATGCCAGACCTCCCTAAAAGAGGCTTTGCCCCCCTATCCAGTAATCTCTAGTGACGTCCCTGGGCTAAACACTGCACGCTTCTTTACCAAAGGTTCATTGCCACGTTCATGTGCTTTCGGAGTTCTGTGAAATTCCTAGTTCTGACTGGGTAGTTTCGGAATTACAAGAGGAACATTAGAAAATGTTGGCAACCAAAAGATGACAACAAATCCGTTTTTGACCACGACAGCCTCATCAGTATGTAATTTGTAATGTAATTAGATTGACCATATTGTCAATATCAAGGTAGATAAACTCTtactgttgttgccatcctgtacctgtcccacaggtgtgatgtaccagtcctgtgcaggtgttgttacacgtggtctgcaactGCAAgcatgatcagctgtccgtcctgtctccctgtagctctgtcttaggcgtctcacagtatggacattgcaatttattgccctagccacatctgcagtcctcatgcctccttgcagcatgcccaaggcacattcatgcagatgagcagggactctgggcatctttcttttggtgtttttcagtcagtagaaaggcctctttagtgtcctaagttttcataactgtgaccttatttgcctaccgtctctaagctgttagtgtcttaacgaccgttccgcaggtgcatgttcattaattgtttatggttcattgaacaagcatgggaaactgtttaaaccctttacaatgaagatatgtgaagttatttggatttgtgtgaattatctttgaaaaacaTGGTCTTGAAAAAAGGGACgtttaaagctgatctacccccaaaaaatgtaatgaaaagttCAATGATTCCCAATAAATATAACATGATTTACAAAAAGAAAATGCTTCTGTGTAATTCCCACAAATATCTGCTATAAATAGATGTAACAATTGCATTGTACCATTGATGTCCATTGGGCAATATATAGTCAATTTTATTATTGCAGTTCAGTATACTAAGATCTTAATACACGTTGATCATGATTAGTTACAGGCATAGGACATTAAACTAGATCAATAAGATCATGATGTAAGAAATAAGAGACAAGGGGAAAGGTGGTGGAACATAACTAATAACAGAAATGTGATGATAATCAGAACAAACACAGCAGACTGCCTTCAGTAGTTTATTACACTAAAGAATAGAGATGTCTTCCTGGGATGGGTTAAGAGGTATGACAGAATCATATTGGAGGCAGATAGATGTTGTGACACAGGAGAGGGGAGTGTTCTGTCCTTAAAGGATAAGGACTCGATCAAGGTCTTCTCAATCAGTCACTGCTGTGCTGCTTCCCTCTGCTGGAGAGGAAGTGAAACGTTCCATTAGGCacagatctaagatcagtttcccctcctcctactctgtccttaacctttggtgggggggggggggggggggggggggaatgaaatctgacccaagatcagcatctagagTCTAGAGGCAACGTCACCCTAAACCTAGGCAGTTCACACTGTAATGTTATAGATACACACTGATAACAGTTAGGTTAGCTGGTCAAAAtgtgataataacattttacatgaagcaaaacaaaaacactaaTAAAGGTGTGTGTGGTTAAAGAGTGATGTTTAGTACACATAGTCATGTGGTGTTGTCTGTATCTTTGTTGAGAGATCAGCATTATCTGGTACAGCAGACAGAGGAGACACCAACACTGACCTGTGTGGTCACCTGTAGAGCTAGTgagctgtagaccacattatcATCTGGTTCTGCTGACTACAGAGAAGGAACAGGTAGAGAGGTAAACAGGGACAGTTCTGTCATGATGGAGATACACTATAAAAACACACTTCTCTGTGAAATTAAAAGGGTAGACAGTTATAATTGTGATATGTAACATAAAGGTGATATATTAGGCCTACAGCTATAATGGTGATGTAACCATGACTATATTAACACTGAGGAAACAATCACCTACTGTTGTTTCTGATAACATAATATCAGCTGTGGAGAATCAGTAGAACAGCTTTACCTTGGTCTGTCCTTTTAGTTGGGTCTTGTGCTGGGGGATGACAGTGCTGTATGTGACATCATCAGCTTCAGGAAATGGATCCTGCTGATAAAGACACAAATAACAAAAACgttttgttatattgttatagtgtacATTTACCTATTGCTTGTTCCAAGACAGAAAGTGATACTGGAAATACAATTGTTTTCTAAAACAGATGCACATTTGCTAAGGCTATGACGCTTCATGAGTAACAGCAATAATGTTTTCTAAGAGCCGAAATGCTTGTAGCCATAAGTTGACCTTCTGTTTTGTCCTGAACTGATCAGGCATCATAGTGCTGTACATCACATCATGGTGGCTCTTTGGGTTTGGGCTCTGAGAAATGGACAGCACAGAAGATAAACACATGACTACATGCATAGTAAGAGAACCGGAACTTCAGATGCTCAGCTCACACtgcagagatggaggagagagaaagagagagagagagagagagagagagaacctcagCTCACtacagagatggaggggagggagagaacctgcagagatggaggagagggagagagagagagagagagagagagagagagagaaagagaaagagagaaagagagagagagagagagggagagagagagagatagaacccCAGCTCActacagagatggaggagagggagagaacctgcagagatggaggagagagagagagggagagagagagagagagagagagagagagagagagagagagagagagagagagagagagagagagagagagagagagagggagagagagagagaaccctggCTCACTGCAGAGATGGAGTGATTGGTTCTAGTCCAAGATCTCCACAGACCAAGACCAGTTTTATTCAGTTTGTACCTGCTGTGCTGTTTCTCTGGTGTGGGTCACTGTGCTGTATGTAATGTCCTGCTCAGGGCCAGCAGACTGCAAAGAAATAAGTAGCAAAGAGAAACAGGACTTGTCTATTTACCACCTAAACCACAGTTTGTTTCCACGATAAGCCAGGCAATAGGAGCTAAACTCATTTACCACATGCATGAAAACAATAGATGTCATAACTGTCTAATGCAAATTAAAATGTCATGTGTTTGTCAAGAACTCGTAGAATTGGTTTGGAAATAGACATGAGGTGTAATATTGTTATATGATAGGATGCGGTCACAGATATATTTATTGAACTGCCAATTTCCTGTTCTCTGTATTTTTAACAGCATTTTTTAACATCTTGAGAGCTATAAGAGCTTGGGTTCAGTTAGAATATGGGACCTTTTATGTCAACTCATTGATGATCAACTGAAGAGGTAATGCTGGAGTCAAATGGTAGATGATCCCAGATCAAGAACAGAAAAGCAGATggttgaaaataataaaataagtgTATCCTACCACTGAGTTGTTAGTTGTCTGGTCCTTGGCCTTATTGTCCTCTGgaataaagagagggagatgtcAGTAACTTCTGAGTTTGTTATAGTACAATAATACCTCTGAATGGGTTTCTAAAAGACAATTCCTCCAAATGTTTTCTGTCATTCAAGATGAATCACAGGCAAGAAATATACTGTTGGTCACAATATCAATACATTTAGTATTTTCTAAACTATTCTCCTGTTTTATATTCACATAAAATGACTACTTACTATGCCTTCTCCACATCTTCCATGTTACTAGGATaccagctgtcaccaccaccaacatGCCCAGAGAGATGAGTAGGACTTTCACATCTATGGACCTGATGGATGAAGgtgtccctctagtggtgtgggggctgtgctttggcaaagtgggtggggttatatccttcctgtttggccctgtccgggggtatcatcgaatGGGgctacagtgtctcctgacccctcctgtctcagcctccagtatttatgctgcagtagtttatgtgtcggggggctagggtcagtttgttgtatctggagtacttctcctgtctaatccagtgtcctgtgtgaagttaagtatgctctctctaattctctcattctctctttctttctctctctcagaggacctgagccctaggaccatgcctcaggactacctggcatgatgactccatgctgtccccagtccacctggccgtgctgctgctccagtttcaactgacctgagccctaggactatgccccaggactacctggcatgatgactccttgctgtcccgagtccacctggccgtgctgctgctccagtttcaactgttctgcctgtgattattattatttgacaatgctggtcatttatgaacatttgaacatcttggccatgttctgttataatctccacccggcacagccagaagaggactggccacccctcatagcctggttcctctctaggtttcttcctaggttttggcctttctagggagtttttcctagtcatcgtgcttctacacctgcattgcttgctgtttggggttttaggcagggtttctgtacagcactttgagatatcagctgatgtacgaagggctatataaataaatttgatttgatttgatggattATATATCAAAGATTctattaaaaatacaattaaaatagaTCCTTATTAATTGATCGTTTTCTGTATGCACTTGTTATGTGCACTGTTGTGGTAAAAGGAACAATTGTTTATCTGACCATGAAAATTAGGAGCTTGTATGATTATCATTGAGATTATTATTGtacaaataacattttttttaaagtgtgcAACTTGTTCTTGCAAATGACTGAGTATAACACAATAATGCTGCTACTTCTCACAAGGCAACCACAGAGATGTTCTACCCAGGAGGAAGTGATAACGGTCTCTATATGCATTTAGGGAGGGTGTTTGGTTAGCATTAACTGTTGTAGTGTATGATGGAATTGTAATGTTTCTCTGAGTTCATATTATCTAACAACATGTGGGATAAAACATCTGAAGGAGTGATAATAACCTCTGGTGGATTTCCTCCATGTTCCCCTCAGCTCCTTGACTTGTGTTGTCAGTCTGAACAGGCTCAGCAGTTGGAGAGGCAGAGGGTTGTTGAGGGGTTGGATATTGGGTTGCTGTGAGGTAAAACAACAATATCATCAATGAAGTTAATGGTAAACCAGATAGTCAGGTTGTATAGCAACATCACATTCATAGTTCATATTACAATTAGTTCCAGATGATACCAGTGGATAAAACAAAGTGAATCATATTGATCATAAAGTATGTGATTGATCTACTAACTTGAGGTCATCTTAGAGGTTCTCTGTGTTGCAGTTTGTTGACTGACAGTGATGTGAACAGGCATCTCTAGTTCTCCAACTCTACACCAATACCAGTCAGTGTTCTCCATCTTCAGTCCATTCATAGTCACTGTTAAGACTTTTCTGTTGTTGGCATCACTAGTCCGCGTTAATGTCACTGATGTTCCATTTAAAGTCCCAGAAAACCCACTCACACAATCACCACCCATACTACACCACTTCATGTCTCCAGagttactatagtaacaacagACAGTGACACTCCCTCCTTCTACTCCAGTCACTTCCTGTTGTTCCACATAGAGTTCTGGAGTACCTGAACACaggtaaaaaaaacaagaattcAGAGAAGAAAAAAGTGCTTTTACAACAGCCTCCTTACAAATTCCTTCAAGTTGCATTCTGtgattggtacatccatttttggtCTTTTAAATTCATAATAATTATATATaatcattgattcttgaagaatgtaaCTATCCTCACAAGCTTAGTTCTGTTACTCCATCATGACACAAAATATAATCTTGTTTTAACTACATTTACAGTATAGCTCTGTCTAGGAATTATTCATTCTACTTTACTAGATACAAGCAGTGAAGGGATCTTACCTGGAGTGACAGATAGGTAGAACCATTGTATCATGATATCTGTTCCTCCATTGATCTCCATAACACACCTGTAAGTATTAGAGTCCCATGACGCCAGGTCAGTCATGGTCACAGTGAAGATTCTCTTGTTGATGTCATCAGAGATTGAGGTCTTACCACTGCTCTTAGGATGGTCAGTACGTACTACATACGAACATACATCCCAACCTAATCCTTGACACCAGTATTTCACATGGTTGATGTGATTCAGATCATAGTGACATGGGAAGGTGATGGAGCCTCCAGTCTGCACAGACACATGCCTCGCTGTGGACAAATCAACACGAAACACATTTAAATTTGAGTTCAAATGTAATCGAATCTTTATAGAGGAAACATTTAAAAATCACATTAATCCAACACTTGAAACAGCTTGTTCATGATTGAGATTGATTATACAGTGTTTAAAGTGAACTGACCCAGGTGACTTCGCCCTTAATTCATAGAAATGTGACCCTTACCTGTTGAGAGTCTGTCGAAGatgaggagtaggaggaggagggagagatgaagagccaTGTGAGAGTTAGAGTCTGCCACTCATGGTAAATGGTACCTGAGCACAAATGTGTGTAAAGGACCAAGGCACCAGGCAGAATGACTCTACTTCCTAATGTTAATAGACTTCACTGTCTGTAACTCTCTTCCTGcttctgtttgtgtgtacatTCCCCCCTCAGTGGCAGATAGGAACCACTGCAGTATATAGACTACTTtaaaaaacttcttagggatagcccccttttttaaaaatgtttgcccaaatgacatacccaaatctaactgcctgtagctcaggccctgaagcaaggaaatGCGTACTCTTGGtacaatttgaaaggaaacactttgaagtttgtggaaatgtgaatttaaTGTAggggaatataacacaatagatctggtagaagaaaatacaaagttaAAACCAAATGGTGATTTTTTTActtccatctttgaaatgcaaaagaAAGGTCATTgttaacctcttgagtgtagggggcagtattttgatgtttggatgaaaaacttacccaaattaaactgcctatttctaaggcccagaatctagaatatgcatataattccagattgggatagaaaacactctaaagtttccaaaacggtcaaaattttgtctgtgagtataacagaactaatattgcaggcgaaaacctgaggaaaatcaaacgaGTAAGTGGCctttattttgaaagctccatgttccatagtcTGCCTTCGCcctatttaaagggatatcaaccagattccttttcctatggcttccccatggtgtgaacagtctttagacatagtttcaggcttttatttagaaaaatgagcgagaaaaatcacattgcgtcattgtatggctgggtgccagcagtgttttgtatgcgcaacagcttgaagcagtcattttctctctctctcctattgaagaagctacattcccggttgatatattatcgattatatattgtaaaaacaacctgaggattgattataaaaaacgttttaaATGTTTCTACGAACATCACGGATACTATTTGTAATTTTCGTCTgtgatgtcgtgaccgctcgagcctgtggatttctgaacataacgcgccaaccaaatggaggtattttagatataaaaataatctttatggaacaaaaggaacatttattgtgtaactgggagtctcatgagtgcaaacatccgaagatcatcaaaggtatgcgatttaatttattgcttttctgactttcgtcaccaatctacttggctgctagccttttgtaatattttgtctactgagagagatgtgctTACAAAAATGCTTGGTATGTGTTACGGATATAAGTATTCTGTgagtgtatcctgtgtgtgtatttcttttctgtccttctcccctcacaggtggcaATCATCATCAGTCACCATGCGGTCATCAATAAGAAGACacctcctgtttccattacccaatcacatcccctttcccttggtttaaaaacccattCAG
This window of the Oncorhynchus clarkii lewisi isolate Uvic-CL-2024 chromosome 1, UVic_Ocla_1.0, whole genome shotgun sequence genome carries:
- the LOC139409393 gene encoding polymeric immunoglobulin receptor-like is translated as MALHLSLLLLLLIFDRLSTARHVSVQTGGSITFPCHYDLNHINHVKYWCQGLGWDVCSYVVRTDHPKSSGKTSISDDINKRIFTVTMTDLASWDSNTYRCVMEINGGTDIMIQWFYLSVTPGTPELYVEQQEVTGVEGGSVTVCCYYSNSGDMKWCSMGGDCVSGFSGTLNGTSVTLTRTSDANNRKVLTVTMNGLKMENTDWYWCRVGELEMPVHITVSQQTATQRTSKMTSTTQYPTPQQPSASPTAEPVQTDNTSQGAEGNMEEIHQRSIDVKVLLISLGMLVVVTAGILVTWKMWRRHKDNKAKDQTTNNSVDPFPEADDVTYSTVIPQHKTQLKGQTKSAEPDDNVVYSSLALQVTTQQREAAQQ